In Gammaproteobacteria bacterium, a single window of DNA contains:
- the yicC gene encoding UPF0701 family protein YicC, with protein MLRSMTAFARKVAPERGGELVWELRCVNQRFLEQIVRLPEELRVLEPRIREQIAARLRRGKVECLLRWCPTKGGGDFALNQPLAEQLVRLSHQVDTLLSNAAPVSSLEILRWPGVIQAQEVDLGAIQQDVLVALEAALDELVDTREREGARITVLIGERLTAMEAVLVRVRARLPEVLIRQRERLNARLVEIQASLSPERLEQEILVFVQRIDVAEELDRLTVHIEEVRRVVAAEEGAGRRLDFLMQELNREANTLGSKSVDVEVTRAAIDLKVLIEQMREQVQNIE; from the coding sequence ATGTTGCGGAGCATGACCGCCTTTGCACGTAAGGTCGCCCCCGAAAGGGGAGGGGAGCTGGTTTGGGAATTGCGTTGTGTCAATCAACGCTTTCTCGAACAAATAGTGCGGTTGCCAGAGGAATTGCGCGTCCTCGAACCACGGATACGTGAACAGATCGCAGCCCGGCTACGCCGAGGTAAAGTCGAGTGTCTGTTACGCTGGTGTCCGACAAAAGGGGGCGGTGATTTTGCCCTCAATCAACCTTTGGCCGAACAATTGGTTCGGCTTTCTCATCAAGTCGACACGTTGTTATCCAACGCTGCCCCGGTTTCTTCCCTAGAAATATTGCGCTGGCCTGGTGTGATTCAGGCCCAGGAAGTCGATCTCGGCGCCATTCAGCAAGACGTTCTGGTTGCCCTGGAGGCGGCACTGGATGAATTAGTGGACACCCGGGAGCGCGAAGGGGCACGTATCACGGTACTAATTGGTGAACGCCTTACCGCTATGGAAGCGGTATTGGTGCGCGTGCGGGCGCGCCTGCCGGAAGTTCTAATCCGCCAACGAGAACGATTGAATGCTCGCCTAGTAGAAATCCAGGCGTCGCTTAGTCCCGAGCGATTGGAACAGGAGATATTGGTTTTTGTACAACGTATCGACGTGGCGGAAGAATTAGATCGTCTCACCGTTCATATCGAAGAGGTACGTCGAGTCGTAGCAGCGGAAGAAGGCGCGGGACGACGCCTCGATTTCTTGATGCAGGAACTGAATCGCGAGGCAAATACGTTAGGTTCCAAATCCGTTGATGTGGAAGTTACTCGAGCCGCCATCGACCTCAAAGTCCTGATCGAGCAAATGCGTGAGCAGGTACAAAACATTGAGTAA
- the gmk gene encoding guanylate kinase, with product MNDLFVISAASGVGKTSLVDALLKSVPGLTVSVSHTTRAPRPGEVDGVNYHFVAPSHFATLLEQQAFIEHARVFGNLYGVSREEVTRRLSSGNDVVLVIDWQGAQRVRTIFPNAVTVFILPPSREALRERLQGRGQDHAEIIESRLTEACREMSHWNEFDYTVVNDDFATALADLTAIVRARRLLRTHCAVRLAPLINTLLA from the coding sequence ATGAATGACCTTTTTGTGATCTCTGCGGCCTCGGGTGTCGGTAAAACCAGTTTGGTAGATGCCCTGTTGAAATCGGTGCCAGGTCTAACGGTATCGGTATCACATACCACCCGCGCCCCGCGTCCCGGAGAAGTGGACGGTGTTAATTACCACTTCGTTGCGCCCTCTCATTTTGCAACTCTTTTAGAACAACAGGCTTTTATTGAGCACGCTCGGGTCTTTGGCAATCTCTACGGCGTCTCTCGGGAAGAGGTGACGAGACGCCTTTCGTCAGGGAACGATGTGGTATTGGTAATCGATTGGCAGGGCGCACAGCGGGTGCGTACGATTTTTCCCAATGCGGTAACCGTTTTTATCTTGCCCCCCTCACGGGAGGCACTGCGTGAGCGTTTGCAGGGGCGCGGCCAGGACCATGCGGAGATTATCGAGTCACGTTTGACGGAGGCCTGTCGCGAGATGTCCCATTGGAACGAGTTTGACTACACGGTGGTCAACGATGATTTCGCGACGGCCTTGGCAGATCTAACGGCTATTGTGCGCGCGCGACGTTTATTGCGTACCCACTGTGCCGTTAGACTTGCCCCATTAATCAACACATTGCTGGCCTAA
- a CDS encoding 1-acyl-sn-glycerol-3-phosphate acyltransferase: protein MTTTNPSTPYSPATLALFYIRSLLFLAVMILSVPPFLPIALFAYTRPYPQRYVIIRQWARAMLWWLRVTCRLSYVVHGQENMPAGPAIVFSKHQSAWETLALQQIVPPMAWVLKRELLLVPFFGWCLAILEPIAIDRSAGRKALHSLIRQGKERIAAQRWIVVFPEGTRVSPGKKGRYAIGGAMLAEHAAVPVVPIAHNAGEYWSRRSFLKLPGTIQVVIGPPIPTLGRRANEINADAERWIEGTMEKISSLPFDSSPDLGQQCVD from the coding sequence ATGACCACGACGAATCCATCCACCCCCTACTCGCCAGCGACCCTCGCGCTATTCTATATTCGCAGCCTTCTATTCCTGGCCGTCATGATTTTGAGTGTTCCCCCGTTTCTACCAATCGCGCTGTTCGCCTACACGCGACCCTATCCGCAACGCTACGTCATAATACGACAATGGGCACGCGCCATGCTCTGGTGGCTACGTGTCACCTGTCGCCTCAGCTACGTAGTTCATGGACAGGAAAATATGCCCGCTGGTCCGGCCATCGTATTCTCAAAGCACCAGTCGGCCTGGGAAACTCTAGCCCTCCAACAGATTGTGCCTCCAATGGCCTGGGTTCTAAAACGCGAGCTATTATTGGTTCCCTTTTTCGGATGGTGTCTCGCCATACTAGAACCAATTGCGATTGATCGCAGTGCCGGCCGTAAGGCACTTCACTCATTGATCCGTCAGGGTAAAGAACGCATCGCCGCTCAGCGTTGGATCGTCGTATTTCCCGAAGGGACGCGCGTCTCCCCCGGCAAAAAGGGACGTTACGCCATCGGTGGTGCCATGCTCGCCGAACATGCCGCAGTTCCCGTGGTACCCATTGCCCACAACGCTGGTGAATATTGGTCACGGCGCTCTTTTCTGAAACTCCCCGGCACCATCCAGGTAGTCATCGGCCCCCCGATTCCCACATTAGGCCGCCGTGCCAACGAGATCAACGCCGATGCCGAACGCTGGATCGAGGGAACGATGGAAAAGATCTCATCGTTACCCTTCGACTCATCCCCCGATTTAGGCCAGCAATGTGTTGATTAA